One genomic region from Chrysemys picta bellii isolate R12L10 chromosome 18, ASM1138683v2, whole genome shotgun sequence encodes:
- the LOC135976504 gene encoding uncharacterized protein LOC135976504: protein MSRALGFKSCGSCRHSMPRSDPHTDCLLCLGETYISKRCKICKSFKPRTKKERDIRLWAILMESALAPTLARHSDPVPGTAVSVRGDPPVPSTSRHRSPSTGHAKRTGKTPSSQRHQGKSGIETRPMSGSPRSSPGPRPLTHAEQSSPAPSEQASLDVRVPSMPEALQVAKDIMSMPVPGAPPMSAPCSRGKLPLGSPQSPPAQSRSQLGERSQHCSPPSDCSRLSPCGSPSTPVRLSGWVPSNQDFWPTCLRGASTDGTKADISKEVPHLVTVPSWTPAPSLCQGTIAPGVDCWRLAVAGPPVETVHGAATDVSAVPPPQGRGPVVEVDPGIVTTSSPEEAAHRTPAWAPLTATCLQTRLASPISRPRRCLSKWYQWAPWPPA, encoded by the exons ATGTCCCGTGCCCTGGGATTTAAGTCGTGTGGCTCTTGTAGGCATTCTATGCCAAGGAGTGACCCGCACACAGACTGTCTGCTCTGTTTGGGAGAAACTTATATCAGCAAAAGGTGCAAGATCTGCAAGTCGTTCAAGCCCCGGACTAAaaaagaaagggacattaggctctgggccatcctgatggagtcggcgctgGCCCCGACCCTGGCACGCCACTCCGATCCGGTACCCGGCACTGCGGTGTCGGTGCGCGGAGACCCTCCGGTACCATCGACTAGTCGGCACCGCTCCCCTTCCACGGGGCACGCCAAGAGGACCGGAAAGACTCCCTCTTCGCAACGTCACCAAGGGAAGTCTGGGATAGAGACTAGGCCCATGTCAGGTAGTCCTCGATCCTCACCAGGCCCTAGGCCTCTGACTCATGCGGAGCAGAGTAGCCCGGCCCCTTCGGAGCAGGCCTCTCTGGATGTCCGGGTGCCATCTATGCCCGAAGCCCTCCAGGTGGCCAAGGACATCATGTCCATGCCGGTGCCTGGAGCTCCGCCAATGTCGGCCCCATGCTCCAGAGGCAAGCTGCCGCTGGGATCACCGCAGTCGCCGCCGGCCCAGTCTCGGTCTCAGCTGGGGGAACGTTCCCAACACTGCTCACCACCCAGCGACTGTTCAAGGCTCAGTCCATGTGGATCGCCCTCGACACCAGTCAGGCTGTCTGGATGGGTGCCATCCAATCAGGACTTCTGGCCCACTTGTCTTCGCGGAGCGAGCACAGACGGGACCAAGGCAGACATCTCAAAGGAGGTACCGCATTTGGTCACT GTTCCCTCTTGGACTCCTGCTCCAAGTCTCTGCCAAGGCACCATAGCTCCGGGTGTCGATTGCTGGCGTCTTGCCGTCGCGGGTCCGCCTGTCGAGACCGTTCATGGCGCAGCTACTGATGTCAGTGCCGTTCCTCCGCCTCAAGGTCGTGGTCCCGTGGTCGAAGTAGATCCCGGCATCGTCACCACTTCCAGTCCAGAGGAAGCAGCGCATCGTACGCCAGCCTGGGCTCCGCTCACAGCCACCTGTCTACAGACCAGGCTAGCCAGCCCGATCAGCCGGCCCCGCCGGTGCCTCAGCAagtggtaccagtgggcaccgtggcctccGGCGTAG